A genome region from Microbacterium profundi includes the following:
- the pntB gene encoding Re/Si-specific NAD(P)(+) transhydrogenase subunit beta: MSTIDASTGSAIAASVAGAAYIVAALLFIMSLAGLSRHESSRAGVTYGMVGMAIALVATIWVTFQGAWGQPQAVVGLVLLLVAMLVGAVIGLWRARSVEMTGMPELIALLHSFVGLAAVLVGWNGHLFAPGLTGALADVHHAEVFIGIFIGGVTFTGSIVAFLKLSGRISSKPLMLPGKNLLNVGAIVVFIALTVWYVITPSLALLIVVTALSLALGWHLVASIGGGDMPVVVSMLNSYSGWAAAAAGFLLNNDLLIVTGALVGSSGAYLSYIMCKAMNRSFISVIAGGFGIAAPSSDDVDHGEHREIDAASVADMLSGASSVVITPGYGMAVAQAQYPVAELTQKLRDRGVDVKFGIHPVAGRLPGHMNVLLAEAKVPYDIVLEMDEINDDLSSTAVVLVIGANDTVNPAAAEDPSSPIAGMPVLRVWEAENVIVFKRSMASGYAGVQNPLFFRDNAQMLFGDAKERVDDILRAL, translated from the coding sequence GTGAGCACCATCGACGCTTCGACAGGCTCAGCGATCGCCGCATCCGTCGCGGGTGCCGCCTACATCGTCGCCGCATTGCTGTTCATCATGAGCCTTGCGGGGCTCAGCCGGCACGAATCCTCGCGCGCCGGCGTCACCTACGGCATGGTCGGCATGGCGATCGCGCTGGTCGCCACGATCTGGGTCACCTTCCAGGGGGCGTGGGGTCAGCCGCAGGCCGTCGTCGGCCTCGTGCTGCTGCTCGTCGCGATGCTCGTCGGTGCCGTGATCGGCCTGTGGCGGGCGCGCAGCGTCGAGATGACGGGCATGCCAGAGCTGATCGCACTGCTGCACAGCTTCGTCGGTCTCGCCGCCGTGCTGGTCGGCTGGAACGGTCACCTGTTCGCCCCCGGACTCACCGGCGCTCTCGCCGACGTCCACCACGCCGAGGTGTTCATCGGCATCTTCATCGGCGGTGTCACCTTCACCGGATCGATCGTCGCGTTCCTGAAGCTCTCAGGGCGCATCTCGTCGAAGCCGCTCATGCTGCCGGGCAAGAACCTGCTGAACGTCGGCGCGATCGTCGTGTTCATCGCCTTGACGGTCTGGTACGTCATCACCCCGTCCCTCGCGTTGCTCATCGTCGTCACGGCCCTGTCCCTCGCGCTCGGATGGCACCTGGTCGCTTCGATCGGCGGCGGCGATATGCCCGTGGTCGTCTCGATGCTCAACAGCTACTCGGGCTGGGCCGCGGCCGCCGCGGGCTTCCTGCTGAACAACGACCTGCTCATCGTCACCGGCGCGCTGGTCGGATCGTCCGGTGCATACCTGTCGTACATCATGTGCAAGGCGATGAACCGCTCGTTCATCTCGGTGATCGCCGGCGGGTTCGGCATCGCCGCTCCGAGCTCGGATGATGTCGATCACGGTGAGCACCGCGAGATCGATGCGGCCTCGGTGGCCGACATGCTGTCCGGTGCGTCTTCCGTCGTGATCACGCCCGGCTACGGCATGGCGGTCGCGCAGGCGCAGTATCCGGTCGCCGAGCTGACGCAGAAGCTGCGCGATCGCGGCGTGGATGTGAAGTTCGGCATCCACCCTGTCGCCGGGCGCCTGCCGGGACACATGAACGTGCTGCTGGCCGAGGCCAAGGTGCCGTACGACATCGTGCTCGAGATGGACGAGATCAACGACGACCTGTCATCCACGGCTGTCGTCCTCGTGATCGGTGCGAACGACACCGTGAATCCGGCCGCCGCAGAGGACCCGTCGAGTCCGATTGCGGGCATGCCGGTGCTACGGGTCTGGGAGGCCGAGAACGTCATCGTGTTCAAGCGCTCGATGGCGTCCGGATACGCAGGAGTGCAGAATCCGCTGTTCTTCCGGGACAACGCGCAGATGCTGTTCGGCGATGCGAAGGAGCGGGTGGACGACATCCTCCGGGCGCTGTAG